In a single window of the Cuculus canorus isolate bCucCan1 chromosome 25, bCucCan1.pri, whole genome shotgun sequence genome:
- the HDAC5 gene encoding histone deacetylase 5 isoform X10 — MDPPGDTEGGSGPEASLELLSRSQLHAALPTSGPEGPAEACGERRGTGLDAAARERQLQRELLALKQQQQLQKQLLFAEFQKQHEHLTRQHEVQLQKHLKQQEALAARRQQELEQQRQRERQEALEQQRLEQLRALRTKDKSRESAIASTEVKLKLQEFLLSKTKEPGTSHPNHSLPQHPKCWAHHTSLDQSSPPQTGSPGTPPSYKLPVLGTYDGRDDFPLRKTASEPNLKVRSRLKQKVAERRSSPLLRRKDGTVISTFKKRAVEITVSSVCSSAPGSGPSSPNSSHSTIAENGFTGSVPNIHAELLPQHRALTLDGASQLNLYTSPSLPNISLGLQATVTVTNSHLSASPKLSPQAEVERPAVTALCPGATLTGKFLSTSSIPGCLLGVALEGDSPAGPASLLQHVLLLEQARQQSTLIAVPLHGQSPLVTGERMGSVRTVGKLPRHRPLSRTQSSPLPQSPQTLPHGAIQHHFLDKQQVQLGKLLPKAGELVRQPPTHPEETEEELTEQQSPPPGDGVPLGAPIAPLDGGEPPERLPDPEGCKVPHEEPGDSGDEAEPPGVPDVAELGVSYKQVPLQLYPPPPLGILALPHPTLARAQSSPASAKAPVPDGTPNLFTTGVVYDTFMLKHQCTCGNTNIHPEHAGRIQSIWSRLQETGLLGKCERIRGRKATLEEIQTVHSEHHTLLYGTSPLNRQKLDSKKLLGPIGQKTYTVLPCGGIGVDSDTVWNEMHSSSAVRMAVGCLVELAFKVANGEIKNGFAVIRPPGHHAEESTAMGFCFFNSVAISAKLLQQKLSVGRILIVDWDIHHGNGTQQAFYSDPDVLYISLHRYDDGNFFPGSGAPEEVGSGMGVGYNINIAWTGGVDPPIGDVEYLTAFRTVVMPIANEFSPDVVLVSAGFDAVEGHLSPLGGYSVTAKCFGHLTKQLMMLAGGRVVLALEGGHDLTAICDASEACVSALLGLELEPLDPSLLQQKPNVNAVATLEKVIEIQSRHWGSVKRFATAVGCSLLEAQKREAEEAETVTAMALLSVGAEQGGADPQPRAERWALHRMRPRLSPTLPLARLAEEPMEAEPAL; from the exons ATGGACCCCCCAGGTGACACAG AGGGGGGATCTGGCCCTGAAGCCTCGTTGGAACTCCTGTCCCGCTCCCAGCTCCACGCTGCCCTCCCCACCTCAG GGCCGGAGGGGCCGGCGGAGGCGTGTGGGGAGCGGCGGGGCACGGGGCTGGATGCGGCAGCACGGGAGCGGCAACTGCAGCGGGAGCTGCTGGCcctcaagcagcagcagcaactccagaagcagctgctcTTTGCTGAGTTCCAGAAGCAGCACGAGCACCTCACCCGCCAGCACGAGGTGCAACTCCAGAAGCACCTTAAG cagcaggaagcgCTGGCTGCGCGccggcagcaggagctggagcagcagcgGCAGCGCGAGCGGCAGGAGGCCCTGGAGCAGCAGCGCCTGGAGCAGCTGCGTGCCCTGCGCACCAAGGACAAGAGCCGCGAGA GCGCCATCGCcagcacagaggtgaagctgaaGCTGCAGGAGTTCCTGCTCAGCAAGACAAAGGAGCCAGGCACCAGCCACCCCAACCAttccctcccccagcaccccaaatgTTG GGCGCACCACACCTCGTTGGACCAGAGCTCCCCCCCGCAGACCGGCAGTCCAGGGACCCCCCCGTCCTACAAACTCCCCGTCCTTGGCACCTATGACGGCCGGGATGATTTCCCGCTCCGCAAAACCG CCTCTGAACCCAACCTGAAAGTGCGCTCACGGTTAAAACAGAAGGTGGCAGAGCGCAGGAGCAGCCCCCTGCTGCGGAGGAAGGATGGCACCGTCATCAGCACCTTCAAGAAGCGAGCGGTCGAGATCACGG TGTCCTCCGTGTGCAGCAGCGCCCCAGGCTCCGGGCCCAGCTCCCCCAACAGCTCCCACAGCACCATCGCCGAGAACGGCTTCACCGGCTCCGTCCCCAATATCCACGCCGAG ctcctgccccagcaccgAGCCCTCACCCTGGACGGCGCCAGCCAGCTCAACCTCTacacatccccatccctgcccaacatctccctggggctgcaggcCACTGTCACCGTCACCAACTCCCACCTCAGC GCGTCCCCAAAGCTGTCCCCGCAGGCGGAGGTCGAACGCCCGGCCGTGACTGCACTGTGCCCCGGGGCCACACTCACCGGAAAGTTCTTAAGCACGTCCTCCATCCCGGGCTGCCTCCTGGGGGTGGCTCTGGAGGGGGACTCCCCCGCTGgccctgcatccctcctgcagcacgtcctgctgctggagcaggcgCGCCAGCAGAGCACCCTCATTGCTG TGCCGCTGCACGGGCAATCGCCACTGGTGACCGGGGAGCGCATGGGCAGCGTGCGGACAGTGGGGAAGCTGCCACGGCACCGGCCCCTGAGCCGCACGCAGTCGTCTCCGCTGCCCCAGAGCCCCCAGACCCTGCCCCATGGCGCCATCCAGCACCACTTCCTCGACAAGCAGCAGGTCCAGCTGGGCAAG ctgctccccaaGGCGGGGGAGCTGGTGCGGCAGCCCCCGACCCACCCCGAGGAGACGGAGGAGGAGCTGACGGAGCAGCAGTCACCCCCACCAGGGGACGGAGTCCCCTTGGgtgcccccattgcccccttGGACGGTGGGGAGCCCCCAGAGCGGCTACCGGACCCCGAGGGCTGCAAGGTCCCCCACGAGGAGCCAGGTGACAGCGGGGACGAGGCCGAGCCCCCCGGGGTCCCCGATGTGGCCGAGCTGGGGGTCTCGTACAAGCAG GTGCCGCTGCAGCTGTACCCCCCTCCGCCCCTGGGCATCCTGGcactgccccatcccaccctcGCCCGCGCGCAGTCGTCCCCCGCCAGCGCTAAGGCCCCTGTGCCCGACGGGACCCCCAACCTCTTCACCACAG GCGTGGTGTACGACACGTTCATGCTGAAGCACCAGTGCACCTGCGGGAACACCAACATCCACCCTGAGCACGCTGGCCGCATCCAGAGCATCTGGTCCCGCCTGCAGGAGACCGGCCTCCTCGGCAAGTGCGAG CGCATCCGGGGCAGGAAGGCAACACTGGAGGAGATCCAGACGGTGCACTCGGAGCATCACACGCTGCTCTACGGCACCAGCCCCCTCAACCGCCAGAAGCTCGACAGCAAGAAGCTCCTGG GTCCCATCGGCCAAAAGACATACACGGTGCTGCCGTGTGGAGGCATCGGG GTTGACAGTGACACAGTGTGGAACGAGATGCACTCGTCCAGTGCCGTGCGCATGGCGGTGGGCTGCCTAGTGGAGCTCGCCTTCAAGGTGGCCAACGGGGAGATCAAG AATGGTTTCGCCGTCATCCGCCCCCCAGGGCACCACGCGGAGGAGTCCACGGCCAT GGGCTTCTGTTTCTTCAACTCAGTGGCCATCTCGGCCAAACTGCTCCAGCAGAAGCTGAGCGTGGGCAGGATCCTCATCGTGGACTGG GACATCCACCATGGGAATGGGACCCAGCAGGCCTTCTACAGTGACCCCGACGTGCTCTACATCTCCCTGCACCGCTACGATGACGGCAACTTCTTCCCGGGCAGCGGGGCGCCTGAGGAG GTCGGCAGTGGGATGGGAGTGGGCTACAACATCAACATCGCCTGGACCGGCGGCGTTGACCCCCCCATTGGGGACGTGGAGTATCTCACTGCCTTCAG GACCGTGGTGATGCCCATCGCCAACGAGTTCTCCCCAGATGTGGTGCTGGTCTCCGCTGGCTTCGATGCCGTCGAGGGCCACCTCTCCCCACTCGGCGGCTACTCCGTCACCGCCAAAT gTTTCGGCCACTTGACGAAGCAGCTGATGATGCTGGCGGGCGGGCGTGTGGTGCTGGCGCTAGAGGGGGGTCATGACCTGACGGCCATCTGCGATGCCTCCGAGGCCTGCGTCTCCGCTCTACTGGGCCTGGAG CTGGAgcccctggatccatccctgctgcagcagaagccaAACGTGAACGCAGTGGCCACCCTGGAGAAGGTCATCGAGATCCAGA GCCGGCACTGGGGCTCGGTGAAGCGCTTTGCCACGGCTGTGGGCTGCTCCCTGCTGGAGGCGCAGAAAAGGGAGGCGGAGGAGGCCGAGACGGTGACGGCCATGGCCCTGCTCTCAGTGGGCGCCGAGCAGGGGGGCGCTGACCCCCAGCCCAG ggctgagcgcTGGGCCCTGCACAGGATGCGGCCTCGCTTAAGCCCCACTTTGCCCCTGGCCAGGCTGGCGGAGGAGCCGATGGAGGCTGAGCCTGCGCTGTGA
- the HDAC5 gene encoding histone deacetylase 5 isoform X1 yields MDPPGDTEGGSGPEASLELLSRSQLHAALPTSGPEGPAEACGERRGTGLDAAARERQLQRELLALKQQQQLQKQLLFAEFQKQHEHLTRQHEVQLQKHLKQQQEALAARRQQELEQQRQRERQEALEQQRLEQLRALRTKDKSRESAIASTEVKLKLQEFLLSKTKEPGTSHPNHSLPQHPKCWAHHTSLDQSSPPQTGSPGTPPSYKLPVLGTYDGRDDFPLRKTASEPNLKVRSRLKQKVAERRSSPLLRRKDGTVISTFKKRAVEITVSSVCSSAPGSGPSSPNSSHSTIAENGFTGSVPNIHAEQLLPQHRALTLDGASQLNLYTSPSLPNISLGLQATVTVTNSHLSASPKLSPQAEVERPAVTALCPGATLTGKFLSTSSIPGCLLGVALEGDSPAGPASLLQHVLLLEQARQQSTLIAVPLHGQSPLVTGERMGSVRTVGKLPRHRPLSRTQSSPLPQSPQTLPHGAIQHHFLDKQQVQLGKLLPKAGELVRQPPTHPEETEEELTEQQSPPPGDGVPLGAPIAPLDGGEPPERLPDPEGCKVPHEEPGDSGDEAEPPGVPDVAELGVSYKQVPLQLYPPPPLGILALPHPTLARAQSSPASAKAPVPDGTPNLFTTGVVYDTFMLKHQCTCGNTNIHPEHAGRIQSIWSRLQETGLLGKCERIRGRKATLEEIQTVHSEHHTLLYGTSPLNRQKLDSKKLLGPIGQKTYTVLPCGGIGVDSDTVWNEMHSSSAVRMAVGCLVELAFKVANGEIKNGFAVIRPPGHHAEESTAMGFCFFNSVAISAKLLQQKLSVGRILIVDWDIHHGNGTQQAFYSDPDVLYISLHRYDDGNFFPGSGAPEEVGSGMGVGYNINIAWTGGVDPPIGDVEYLTAFRTVVMPIANEFSPDVVLVSAGFDAVEGHLSPLGGYSVTAKCFGHLTKQLMMLAGGRVVLALEGGHDLTAICDASEACVSALLGLELEPLDPSLLQQKPNVNAVATLEKVIEIQSRHWGSVKRFATAVGCSLLEAQKREAEEAETVTAMALLSVGAEQGGADPQPRAERWALHRMRPRLSPTLPLARLAEEPMEAEPAL; encoded by the exons ATGGACCCCCCAGGTGACACAG AGGGGGGATCTGGCCCTGAAGCCTCGTTGGAACTCCTGTCCCGCTCCCAGCTCCACGCTGCCCTCCCCACCTCAG GGCCGGAGGGGCCGGCGGAGGCGTGTGGGGAGCGGCGGGGCACGGGGCTGGATGCGGCAGCACGGGAGCGGCAACTGCAGCGGGAGCTGCTGGCcctcaagcagcagcagcaactccagaagcagctgctcTTTGCTGAGTTCCAGAAGCAGCACGAGCACCTCACCCGCCAGCACGAGGTGCAACTCCAGAAGCACCTTAAG cagcagcaggaagcgCTGGCTGCGCGccggcagcaggagctggagcagcagcgGCAGCGCGAGCGGCAGGAGGCCCTGGAGCAGCAGCGCCTGGAGCAGCTGCGTGCCCTGCGCACCAAGGACAAGAGCCGCGAGA GCGCCATCGCcagcacagaggtgaagctgaaGCTGCAGGAGTTCCTGCTCAGCAAGACAAAGGAGCCAGGCACCAGCCACCCCAACCAttccctcccccagcaccccaaatgTTG GGCGCACCACACCTCGTTGGACCAGAGCTCCCCCCCGCAGACCGGCAGTCCAGGGACCCCCCCGTCCTACAAACTCCCCGTCCTTGGCACCTATGACGGCCGGGATGATTTCCCGCTCCGCAAAACCG CCTCTGAACCCAACCTGAAAGTGCGCTCACGGTTAAAACAGAAGGTGGCAGAGCGCAGGAGCAGCCCCCTGCTGCGGAGGAAGGATGGCACCGTCATCAGCACCTTCAAGAAGCGAGCGGTCGAGATCACGG TGTCCTCCGTGTGCAGCAGCGCCCCAGGCTCCGGGCCCAGCTCCCCCAACAGCTCCCACAGCACCATCGCCGAGAACGGCTTCACCGGCTCCGTCCCCAATATCCACGCCGAG cagctcctgccccagcaccgAGCCCTCACCCTGGACGGCGCCAGCCAGCTCAACCTCTacacatccccatccctgcccaacatctccctggggctgcaggcCACTGTCACCGTCACCAACTCCCACCTCAGC GCGTCCCCAAAGCTGTCCCCGCAGGCGGAGGTCGAACGCCCGGCCGTGACTGCACTGTGCCCCGGGGCCACACTCACCGGAAAGTTCTTAAGCACGTCCTCCATCCCGGGCTGCCTCCTGGGGGTGGCTCTGGAGGGGGACTCCCCCGCTGgccctgcatccctcctgcagcacgtcctgctgctggagcaggcgCGCCAGCAGAGCACCCTCATTGCTG TGCCGCTGCACGGGCAATCGCCACTGGTGACCGGGGAGCGCATGGGCAGCGTGCGGACAGTGGGGAAGCTGCCACGGCACCGGCCCCTGAGCCGCACGCAGTCGTCTCCGCTGCCCCAGAGCCCCCAGACCCTGCCCCATGGCGCCATCCAGCACCACTTCCTCGACAAGCAGCAGGTCCAGCTGGGCAAG ctgctccccaaGGCGGGGGAGCTGGTGCGGCAGCCCCCGACCCACCCCGAGGAGACGGAGGAGGAGCTGACGGAGCAGCAGTCACCCCCACCAGGGGACGGAGTCCCCTTGGgtgcccccattgcccccttGGACGGTGGGGAGCCCCCAGAGCGGCTACCGGACCCCGAGGGCTGCAAGGTCCCCCACGAGGAGCCAGGTGACAGCGGGGACGAGGCCGAGCCCCCCGGGGTCCCCGATGTGGCCGAGCTGGGGGTCTCGTACAAGCAG GTGCCGCTGCAGCTGTACCCCCCTCCGCCCCTGGGCATCCTGGcactgccccatcccaccctcGCCCGCGCGCAGTCGTCCCCCGCCAGCGCTAAGGCCCCTGTGCCCGACGGGACCCCCAACCTCTTCACCACAG GCGTGGTGTACGACACGTTCATGCTGAAGCACCAGTGCACCTGCGGGAACACCAACATCCACCCTGAGCACGCTGGCCGCATCCAGAGCATCTGGTCCCGCCTGCAGGAGACCGGCCTCCTCGGCAAGTGCGAG CGCATCCGGGGCAGGAAGGCAACACTGGAGGAGATCCAGACGGTGCACTCGGAGCATCACACGCTGCTCTACGGCACCAGCCCCCTCAACCGCCAGAAGCTCGACAGCAAGAAGCTCCTGG GTCCCATCGGCCAAAAGACATACACGGTGCTGCCGTGTGGAGGCATCGGG GTTGACAGTGACACAGTGTGGAACGAGATGCACTCGTCCAGTGCCGTGCGCATGGCGGTGGGCTGCCTAGTGGAGCTCGCCTTCAAGGTGGCCAACGGGGAGATCAAG AATGGTTTCGCCGTCATCCGCCCCCCAGGGCACCACGCGGAGGAGTCCACGGCCAT GGGCTTCTGTTTCTTCAACTCAGTGGCCATCTCGGCCAAACTGCTCCAGCAGAAGCTGAGCGTGGGCAGGATCCTCATCGTGGACTGG GACATCCACCATGGGAATGGGACCCAGCAGGCCTTCTACAGTGACCCCGACGTGCTCTACATCTCCCTGCACCGCTACGATGACGGCAACTTCTTCCCGGGCAGCGGGGCGCCTGAGGAG GTCGGCAGTGGGATGGGAGTGGGCTACAACATCAACATCGCCTGGACCGGCGGCGTTGACCCCCCCATTGGGGACGTGGAGTATCTCACTGCCTTCAG GACCGTGGTGATGCCCATCGCCAACGAGTTCTCCCCAGATGTGGTGCTGGTCTCCGCTGGCTTCGATGCCGTCGAGGGCCACCTCTCCCCACTCGGCGGCTACTCCGTCACCGCCAAAT gTTTCGGCCACTTGACGAAGCAGCTGATGATGCTGGCGGGCGGGCGTGTGGTGCTGGCGCTAGAGGGGGGTCATGACCTGACGGCCATCTGCGATGCCTCCGAGGCCTGCGTCTCCGCTCTACTGGGCCTGGAG CTGGAgcccctggatccatccctgctgcagcagaagccaAACGTGAACGCAGTGGCCACCCTGGAGAAGGTCATCGAGATCCAGA GCCGGCACTGGGGCTCGGTGAAGCGCTTTGCCACGGCTGTGGGCTGCTCCCTGCTGGAGGCGCAGAAAAGGGAGGCGGAGGAGGCCGAGACGGTGACGGCCATGGCCCTGCTCTCAGTGGGCGCCGAGCAGGGGGGCGCTGACCCCCAGCCCAG ggctgagcgcTGGGCCCTGCACAGGATGCGGCCTCGCTTAAGCCCCACTTTGCCCCTGGCCAGGCTGGCGGAGGAGCCGATGGAGGCTGAGCCTGCGCTGTGA
- the HDAC5 gene encoding histone deacetylase 5 isoform X8, translated as MDPPGDTEGGSGPEASLELLSRSQLHAALPTSGPEGPAEACGERRGTGLDAAARERQLQRELLALKQQQQLQKQLLFAEFQKQHEHLTRQHEVQLQKHLKQQQEALAARRQQELEQQRQRERQEALEQQRLEQLRALRTKDKSRESAIASTEVKLKLQEFLLSKTKEPGTSHPNHSLPQHPKCWAHHTSLDQSSPPQTGSPGTPPSYKLPVLGTYDGRDDFPLRKTASEPNLKVRSRLKQKVAERRSSPLLRRKDGTVISTFKKRAVEITVSSVCSSAPGSGPSSPNSSHSTIAENGFTGSVPNIHAEQLLPQHRALTLDGASQLNLYTSPSLPNISLGLQATVTVTNSHLSASPKLSPQAEVERPAVTALCPGATLTGKFLSTSSIPGCLLGVALEGDSPAGPASLLQHVLLLEQARQQSTLIAVPLHGQSPLVTGERMGSVRTVGKLPRHRPLSRTQSSPLPQSPQTLPHGAIQHHFLDKQQVQLGKVPLQLYPPPPLGILALPHPTLARAQSSPASAKAPVPDGTPNLFTTGVVYDTFMLKHQCTCGNTNIHPEHAGRIQSIWSRLQETGLLGKCERIRGRKATLEEIQTVHSEHHTLLYGTSPLNRQKLDSKKLLGPIGQKTYTVLPCGGIGVDSDTVWNEMHSSSAVRMAVGCLVELAFKVANGEIKNGFAVIRPPGHHAEESTAMGFCFFNSVAISAKLLQQKLSVGRILIVDWDIHHGNGTQQAFYSDPDVLYISLHRYDDGNFFPGSGAPEEVGSGMGVGYNINIAWTGGVDPPIGDVEYLTAFRTVVMPIANEFSPDVVLVSAGFDAVEGHLSPLGGYSVTAKCFGHLTKQLMMLAGGRVVLALEGGHDLTAICDASEACVSALLGLELEPLDPSLLQQKPNVNAVATLEKVIEIQSRHWGSVKRFATAVGCSLLEAQKREAEEAETVTAMALLSVGAEQGGADPQPRAERWALHRMRPRLSPTLPLARLAEEPMEAEPAL; from the exons ATGGACCCCCCAGGTGACACAG AGGGGGGATCTGGCCCTGAAGCCTCGTTGGAACTCCTGTCCCGCTCCCAGCTCCACGCTGCCCTCCCCACCTCAG GGCCGGAGGGGCCGGCGGAGGCGTGTGGGGAGCGGCGGGGCACGGGGCTGGATGCGGCAGCACGGGAGCGGCAACTGCAGCGGGAGCTGCTGGCcctcaagcagcagcagcaactccagaagcagctgctcTTTGCTGAGTTCCAGAAGCAGCACGAGCACCTCACCCGCCAGCACGAGGTGCAACTCCAGAAGCACCTTAAG cagcagcaggaagcgCTGGCTGCGCGccggcagcaggagctggagcagcagcgGCAGCGCGAGCGGCAGGAGGCCCTGGAGCAGCAGCGCCTGGAGCAGCTGCGTGCCCTGCGCACCAAGGACAAGAGCCGCGAGA GCGCCATCGCcagcacagaggtgaagctgaaGCTGCAGGAGTTCCTGCTCAGCAAGACAAAGGAGCCAGGCACCAGCCACCCCAACCAttccctcccccagcaccccaaatgTTG GGCGCACCACACCTCGTTGGACCAGAGCTCCCCCCCGCAGACCGGCAGTCCAGGGACCCCCCCGTCCTACAAACTCCCCGTCCTTGGCACCTATGACGGCCGGGATGATTTCCCGCTCCGCAAAACCG CCTCTGAACCCAACCTGAAAGTGCGCTCACGGTTAAAACAGAAGGTGGCAGAGCGCAGGAGCAGCCCCCTGCTGCGGAGGAAGGATGGCACCGTCATCAGCACCTTCAAGAAGCGAGCGGTCGAGATCACGG TGTCCTCCGTGTGCAGCAGCGCCCCAGGCTCCGGGCCCAGCTCCCCCAACAGCTCCCACAGCACCATCGCCGAGAACGGCTTCACCGGCTCCGTCCCCAATATCCACGCCGAG cagctcctgccccagcaccgAGCCCTCACCCTGGACGGCGCCAGCCAGCTCAACCTCTacacatccccatccctgcccaacatctccctggggctgcaggcCACTGTCACCGTCACCAACTCCCACCTCAGC GCGTCCCCAAAGCTGTCCCCGCAGGCGGAGGTCGAACGCCCGGCCGTGACTGCACTGTGCCCCGGGGCCACACTCACCGGAAAGTTCTTAAGCACGTCCTCCATCCCGGGCTGCCTCCTGGGGGTGGCTCTGGAGGGGGACTCCCCCGCTGgccctgcatccctcctgcagcacgtcctgctgctggagcaggcgCGCCAGCAGAGCACCCTCATTGCTG TGCCGCTGCACGGGCAATCGCCACTGGTGACCGGGGAGCGCATGGGCAGCGTGCGGACAGTGGGGAAGCTGCCACGGCACCGGCCCCTGAGCCGCACGCAGTCGTCTCCGCTGCCCCAGAGCCCCCAGACCCTGCCCCATGGCGCCATCCAGCACCACTTCCTCGACAAGCAGCAGGTCCAGCTGGGCAAG GTGCCGCTGCAGCTGTACCCCCCTCCGCCCCTGGGCATCCTGGcactgccccatcccaccctcGCCCGCGCGCAGTCGTCCCCCGCCAGCGCTAAGGCCCCTGTGCCCGACGGGACCCCCAACCTCTTCACCACAG GCGTGGTGTACGACACGTTCATGCTGAAGCACCAGTGCACCTGCGGGAACACCAACATCCACCCTGAGCACGCTGGCCGCATCCAGAGCATCTGGTCCCGCCTGCAGGAGACCGGCCTCCTCGGCAAGTGCGAG CGCATCCGGGGCAGGAAGGCAACACTGGAGGAGATCCAGACGGTGCACTCGGAGCATCACACGCTGCTCTACGGCACCAGCCCCCTCAACCGCCAGAAGCTCGACAGCAAGAAGCTCCTGG GTCCCATCGGCCAAAAGACATACACGGTGCTGCCGTGTGGAGGCATCGGG GTTGACAGTGACACAGTGTGGAACGAGATGCACTCGTCCAGTGCCGTGCGCATGGCGGTGGGCTGCCTAGTGGAGCTCGCCTTCAAGGTGGCCAACGGGGAGATCAAG AATGGTTTCGCCGTCATCCGCCCCCCAGGGCACCACGCGGAGGAGTCCACGGCCAT GGGCTTCTGTTTCTTCAACTCAGTGGCCATCTCGGCCAAACTGCTCCAGCAGAAGCTGAGCGTGGGCAGGATCCTCATCGTGGACTGG GACATCCACCATGGGAATGGGACCCAGCAGGCCTTCTACAGTGACCCCGACGTGCTCTACATCTCCCTGCACCGCTACGATGACGGCAACTTCTTCCCGGGCAGCGGGGCGCCTGAGGAG GTCGGCAGTGGGATGGGAGTGGGCTACAACATCAACATCGCCTGGACCGGCGGCGTTGACCCCCCCATTGGGGACGTGGAGTATCTCACTGCCTTCAG GACCGTGGTGATGCCCATCGCCAACGAGTTCTCCCCAGATGTGGTGCTGGTCTCCGCTGGCTTCGATGCCGTCGAGGGCCACCTCTCCCCACTCGGCGGCTACTCCGTCACCGCCAAAT gTTTCGGCCACTTGACGAAGCAGCTGATGATGCTGGCGGGCGGGCGTGTGGTGCTGGCGCTAGAGGGGGGTCATGACCTGACGGCCATCTGCGATGCCTCCGAGGCCTGCGTCTCCGCTCTACTGGGCCTGGAG CTGGAgcccctggatccatccctgctgcagcagaagccaAACGTGAACGCAGTGGCCACCCTGGAGAAGGTCATCGAGATCCAGA GCCGGCACTGGGGCTCGGTGAAGCGCTTTGCCACGGCTGTGGGCTGCTCCCTGCTGGAGGCGCAGAAAAGGGAGGCGGAGGAGGCCGAGACGGTGACGGCCATGGCCCTGCTCTCAGTGGGCGCCGAGCAGGGGGGCGCTGACCCCCAGCCCAG ggctgagcgcTGGGCCCTGCACAGGATGCGGCCTCGCTTAAGCCCCACTTTGCCCCTGGCCAGGCTGGCGGAGGAGCCGATGGAGGCTGAGCCTGCGCTGTGA